Proteins encoded by one window of Kwoniella shivajii chromosome 8, complete sequence:
- a CDS encoding ribosomal protein L7/L12: MSIIPRTILRSARASASAAASSSRIILSRPLSTSRTVFAEAESSSSAAPVSPKIAPIVDQISGLTLLEVSELVTALKTKLNITEIALPAASSAPAASAASADSAEPAEEKPKEKTIFTVKLEKFDATAKAKIIREVKAIMPNMNLVEAKKFVESVPQTIKENLPKEDAEKLKKTLEALGATVSLV, from the exons ATGAGC ATAATCCCCCGTACCATCCTTCGTTCAGCTcgagcttcagcttcagcagctgcttcttcatcacgaATCATCCTATCTCGACCTCTATCAACCTCGAGGACTGTTTTCGCCGAAGCCGAATCATCGTCGTCAGCTGCACCTGTATCGCCTAAGATCGCTCCTATCGTAGACCAAATTTCCGGATTGACGTTGTTGGAAGTCTCAGAATTGGTTACTGctctcaag ACCAAATTGAACATAACAGAAATCGCTTTAccagcagcttcatcagctcCTGCGGCATCAGCAGCATCAGCCGATTCAGCCGAACCAGCAGAGGAGAAgccaaaggaaaagacaatTTTTACTGTCAAACTTGAAAAATTCGATGCTACAGCTAAAGCAAAGATTATTAGAGAAGTAAAAGCCATTATGCCTAATATGAACTTGgtagag GCAAAGAAATTCGTCGAATCAGTCCCTCAAACTATCAAAGAGAACTTACCTAAAGAAGATGCggagaaattgaaaaagacATTAGAGGCCCTTGGAGCAACTGTTTCTCTCGTGTAG